GATCCTGGCGCTGAACCTCGTCCGCGAGCCCGGCGATTCCGCCGTCTACTGCTCCATCAACCCGCACCTCGCCGGCGTCGTGCTGTCGCGCGCGACCGGGCGCTGGCTCCCCGACCTGTGGCACGACCTGGTCGCGCAGCCGCTGGGGATCGACCGCTACTACATCCCCCTGACGCCGACGGAGGACGCGTACATGGGCGGCGGGTGGCTCCTGCGGATCCGCGACTTCATGAAGCTGGGGCAGGTGTACCTGAACGGGGGGACGTGGCAGGGCCGGCGGATCGTGAGCGAGGATTGGGTGCGGCGCAGCACCGAGCCGCGCTACCCGATGGGCACGCGCGCGCGGTACGGCTACCTCTGGTGGATGATGGACTATCCGTACGCCGGCCGCACCATCCGCGCCTACTTCGCGTCGGGCAACGGCGGGCAGTACGTGATGGTCATCCCCGAGCTGGACCTGGTGATCGGCGCGAACGGCGGCAACTACAACGACCGCGCGGGCTTCCAGACCGTGGTGGACCTGATCCCGAGGGTCATCCTCCCCGCAGTCGCAGCGGGAAGGTAGATACGGAAGGATTATCACACGGAGGGAGCGGAGGGAACGGAGGACTGACCTGAGTTCCCTCCGTTCCCTCCGTTCCCTCCGTGTGATTTCATCATTTTTCGTTCGAATGCACGGTCGTTCGATCAATCCGGCATGAAACCAGGATCGCCGGATACCGAAACAGAAGCGGGCGCGGGAGAACTCGTCTCCCGCGCCCGCCTTGCTCATCGTCCGTACGCTCAGCCGTTGGCGGCGTCGCCGGCCCAGGGGTCCTGCTCCAGCCACGTGCGGTCGCGGGGGGAGAACAGGAACACCATCCCGCCGTTGCTCAGCTTGGGAAGCAGCGCCCGCGCGCGGGCCGGCTCCACCGCCGGGCACCCCTCGCTGCGGCCGGCGCGGCTGGCCGTCACGTACGGCGCGCCGTGCGCCACCACGCCGCGCGCCCGTGCGGCCCCGTTGAACTTCCCCGACACCCCCGCCAGCCGCAGCCCCACGCTGCGATAGGCCTTGCCGCCCGTGTGGCCCACGAACGCGTAGGTCTCCTGCGCCAGGTACAGCCCCAGCGAGGTGGTGGCCGCGCCCATCTTGTTGCCGAAGCGGGTCGGCACGCCCACGCCCGCCGGCGCCGAGCCGCGCCCGTGCGCCACCATGAAGGGCCCGTCCACCACCTTCAGCGTCTTCATGTCGAACACGTAGCCGCGCGGCGTGGTGGCGCTCAGGCCGTAGTCCACGAAGTACAGGTACGGCTTGCGCACCTTGCCCGGGTTCTCGGACTTGTACGCGTAGTACGCCTTGAAGGCCATCTCCAGCGCTTCCGGGCTGCTCAGCTTCTTCACCTTGGGCGACAGCGCGTTAAGCGCCACCTGCACCGGCGAATTCGCGTCCGGACGCTCGACGCCGCCCGCGGCCAGCACGGCGCGCGCGGCGGTCACCACCGTGGGCGCCGGCGCCGTGGCGGCGGCCGGGGCCGGGCGGGCGGCCGCAGCCTCCGCGAAGGTGGTGTGGCCGTTCTCGCTCAGCAGGGCGCCGCCCAGGCCCGCGCAGGTGGCGGCCGTGGCGATGGTCAGCAGGCGTGAACGCAGCATCGATTCTCCCGTCTGGTGATGGCGCCCGGGTGGCGGCGCCGAAACTCCGGTCACTCCGCGCGAAGCGCCCCCGAACCCGTGGTCTGGGAGCGCTTCGTCAGCGAAGCAAGGCCCGGGGATCCATCTCCCCGACAGCCCAATCGTTTTGGTGTGCCTCCAATCTAACGCAAATGTAAGTCCAAGTCAATTAAGGAGATAGTTGGACTCTCCAGCTTTCCTGCCCTGATTTCTGCTACTTCCCTGGGATTCTGGAAGGGAACTTTGAAGAGAAACTACCAATTGACGCCCTTTACTGAGATATTCCCGGACGCTATCTTCCGTAGCGAGACTGGTCGGCCACAAGGGCAGAGAACAAATAAGACACGCCAGGCTGCACTTCCAGATTAGATCATCTTAAGTCTTCGCGTCAGGCGAGACCCGACAAACTGATGTCTGCGCCACGAGAGACGGCCGCACGTGCTACGGGCGAGCGGCCGGGCACGCCGGTCCCGCGACTGCGGGCTGGCATCCACCGCACCACGAGGGAGAGCATCATGCGAGAGAAGGTCAAGCTGAGCCTGGACGTGGACCAGCTCCAGGTGGAGTCGTTCGTGTCGCAGTCCGCGGAGACCGCGCGCGGAACCGTGGTGGCGCACGTGTCGCTGGGCTGCGACACCCTGTACGACGGCACCTGCCGCGGATACGGCACCTGCGGGATCTATCCCTGCAAGCCGATCCCCTGAGCCACGCTGGCAACCTCACGTGAAGCACTGTAGCCGCGGGGGAGATCGCTCCCTCGCGGCTGCTCGCGTTCTGCCCCGCGTCCTGATAGTTAAGCATTCGCTTAAGTATCCCAATTTCCCTCGAAGAGATGATCGCCCCCAGGCGCGCGAGGCGGCCATGCGGCGATCCCCCTCGATCGATCAGTTGAGACAAGCCGACGCCAACAACTGGCCGTGGGAACCGCCTGCATTTCTGCCGTGCATCTCCACGGGTGTGAGCCACGGAGATGTGGGGATTCGTGCTGTCCAAGCTTTGCAACTTGTTGTGACCGCAGGATCTCCGGGCGGATTCTTGCATCCGCTCGGCGCAACCGGACGCGCCTGCTCGCTCGATTCCAGGGCATCCACCGCTGAAGCCCGACATGCCAGACGACATCATCGCCCGCAACAACGTGCGCGTCTCAGGGCGCGGCACGCAGCCCATGCTGTTCGCCCACGGCTTTGGATGCGACCAGAACATGTGGCGCTTCGTGGCGCCCGCGTTCGAGGACGACTATCGCGTGGTGCTGTTCGACTACGTCGGCTCGGGGAAGAGCGGCCTCTCGGCGTACGATCCGGCGAGGTATGCGACGCTGGACGGGTACGCGCAGGACATCCTGGACGTGGTGCACGCGCTCGACCTCCGCGACGTGATCCTCGTCGGCCACTCGGTGAGCGCGATGGTGGCGGTGCTGGCGGCCAATCGCGAGCCGGAGCGCTTCGAGCGGCTGGTCCTGATCGGCCCCAGCCCGCGCTACGTGAACGACCCGCCGTACGTGGGCGGTTTCGAGCGCGGCGACATCGAGGGGCTGCTGGAGATGATGGAGCACAACTACATCGGCTGGGCCAATTTCCTCGCGCCGGCGATCATCAGGAACCCCGACCGGCCGGAGCTGGGCGCCGAGCTGACGGAAAGCTTCTGCTCCACCGACCCCGTCGTCGCGCGCCGCTTCGCCGAGGCCACCTTCCTCTCCGACAACCGCGACGACCTGCGGCGGCTGACGGTGCCCTCGCTCATCCTCCAGTGCTCCGACGACATGGTGGCGCCGCTCGAGGTGGGCGACTACGTGCACCGCCACACGCCGGGAAGCACGCTGCGGGTGATGAAGGCGACGGGTCACTGTCCGCACATGAGCCATCCCGCGGAGACGATCGAGGCGATGCGCGCGTACCTCCTCCAGCCCGCGGCCGCCGCGTGAGCGACGCGGCGGGGGTCGGCGCGCGGGCGCTGGATCCGCTGCTGGACCACGCGCCCGCCGGGTTCCTTTCCGTGGCCGACGACGGCCTCATCACCGCCGCCAACGCCACGCTGGCGGAGATGCTCGGCTACGCGCCCGGCGAGCTGGAGGGGCGCCGCGTCGACGCCATCCTCACCACCGGGGCGCGCCTCTTCTACCAGACCCACTTCTTTCCCCTGGTGCGCATGCACGGCCACGCCGAGGAGGTGTTCCTGATCCTCCGCGGCGCGGACGGCGGCGAGGTGGCGGTCCTCGCCAACGCGGTGCGCCGCGAGCGCGCGGGCGCGTGGGCCAACGACTGCGTGCTGGTGCAGGTCCGCGAGCGGCGCCGGTTCGAGGACGAGCTGCTGCGCGCGCGCCGCGAGGCCGAGCGGGCGCGCGCGCAGGCGGAGGACCACGCCGAGGAGCTGCGCGTGGCCAACGAGCAGCTCGAGGCGCAGGCGCTGGAGATGGAGCTGCAGCAGGAGCAGCTGCGCGACCAGGCGGCCGAGCTGGAGATGCAGGGCGACCACCTGCAGACGCTCAACCACGAGCTGACCGAGCGCACGGTGGAGCTGGAGCGCCAGCGCGCCGCCGCCGAGGAGGCCAACCGCGCCAAGAGCGCCTTCCTGGCGGTGATGAGCCACGAGCTGCGCACCCCGCTGAACGCCATCGCCGGCTACGTGCAGCTGATGGAGATGGGGATCCACGGCCCGGTGACCGACGCCCAGCGGCTGGCGCTGGACCGTATCGGCCGCAGCCAGAAGCACCTGCTGCGGCTGATCAACGACGTGCTGAACCTGGCCCGCATCGAGGCCGGGCGCGTGGAGTACGTGCTGGAGGCGGTGGACCTGGCGGCGCTGATGGTGGACGTGACGCCCATGGTGGAGCCGCAGATGCAGTCCAAGGGGCTGGCGCTCGACGTGGCCGTGGCGGGGGAGATGGTGGCGCGGGCGGACCGCGAGAAGGTGCAGCAGATCGTGATCAACCTGCTCAGCAACGCGCTCAAGTTCACCCCCGCCGGCGGCCGCGTGCGCGTCGACGCCGCCCGCGCGGGCGAGGGGGACGCCGCCCGGGTGCTGCTGCGCGTGGCCGACACCGGCATCGGCATCCCGCCCGACAAGCAGGCGTCGGTGTTCGACCCCTTCGTGCAGGTGGACATGAGCCGCACCCGCGGCAGCGAGGGGAGCGGCCTGGGTCTCGCAATCAGCCGCGACCTTGCGCGCGGCATGGGCGGCGACCTGACCGTCGAGAGCGCCGTCGGCCGGGGAAGCACCTTCACCCTCACCGTGCCCGCGGCGACGGAGCCGCCTCCTGATGCAGTCTCGGACTGATCCCGCTTCCGCCGGTTGGTTGTCCATTGCCAGGACATCCCAACAGCATTGGATCACACGGAGGAAGCGGAGGGAACGGAGGAACTCAGGTCAGTCCTCCGTTCCCTCCGTTTCCTCCGTGTGATTTCATTGGTGATTCGAATGCACGGCCACCCTTCCCGCCCGCGAACAGACCGCCCTCGATCCCCTCAACGCTGATGGCAACGGGGGATCACGCAGCTTCGGCCATCTCCCCTGCGAGCAGCTGGTACGAGCGCAGCCGGGCCTCGTGCGAGTGGACGGCGGTGATGATCATCAGCTCGTCGGCCTGCGTCTCCGCCACGAGCGCTTCGAGCTGCGCGCGGACCTGCGCGGGCGTGCCGATCACCTGCAGGCGGCGGTACCCGGCGGCCACGGCGCGGTCCTGCGGCGTGTACTCGTACGCCGCCGCCTCCTCGGGGCTGGGGAGCGGGCCGAAGACGCCGCGCTGCAGCCGCACCCACGCCAGCTGCATCGACGTAGCCAGGCGCTCCGCTTCCGCCTCCGTCTCCGCGGCGATGACGGAGGCGGCGACGATGGCGTGCGGCCGGGGGAACGCGTCCGACGGCTGGAAGGCGTCGCGATAGGCCTGGACCGGCGGCGCGGCGGGCGCGGGGCTGAAGTGGCTGGCGAAGGCGTATCCCGTCCCCAGCTGCCCCGCCATGCGCGCGCTGGCGCCGCTCGAGCCCAGCAGCCAGATCGGCGGCAGGGCGACGCCCTCGGGCACCACGCGCACGCGGTGGAACGGGTGCCCGGGCGGGAACTCGCCGCGCGACAGGGCCACGAGCTCGGCCAGCTGCTGCGGGAACTGCTCGGCGTCGAACGGGCGCAGCGCGCTGCTGGTGACCGGGTCCGTCCCCGGCGCACGGCCGATGCCCAGGTCGATGCGCCCCGGGTGCAGCGTCTCGAGCGTGTGGAACGCCTCGGCGATGCGCAGCGGCGCGTGGTTGGGCAGCATGATGCCGCCCGAGCCCACGCGGATGCGCTCCGTGCGCGACGCCACGCGCTCGATCAGGATCTCCGGCGCCGAGCTGGCGATGTTCGGCATCCCGTGGTGCTCGGCCAGCCAGTAGCGCACGAAGCCGAGCCGGTCGGCCAGCCGCGCCAGCGCCTCCATGTTGCGGAACGCGTCGGCCGGCGTGCTGCCGGAGGGCACGGGAGCGAGATCCAGAACGGACAGCGGAAGCGCCATGTCGATCGTCCAGGGAGATGAGAAACGCCGCGCGCGGCGTCGCAACGGGCGGGCCGCGCGCGGCACAAAGATGCGCTGCACGTCAAGCGGCCCCGGTCGGGTGACCGGGGCCGCTCCTCA
The nucleotide sequence above comes from Longimicrobium sp.. Encoded proteins:
- a CDS encoding LLM class flavin-dependent oxidoreductase, coding for MALPLSVLDLAPVPSGSTPADAFRNMEALARLADRLGFVRYWLAEHHGMPNIASSAPEILIERVASRTERIRVGSGGIMLPNHAPLRIAEAFHTLETLHPGRIDLGIGRAPGTDPVTSSALRPFDAEQFPQQLAELVALSRGEFPPGHPFHRVRVVPEGVALPPIWLLGSSGASARMAGQLGTGYAFASHFSPAPAAPPVQAYRDAFQPSDAFPRPHAIVAASVIAAETEAEAERLATSMQLAWVRLQRGVFGPLPSPEEAAAYEYTPQDRAVAAGYRRLQVIGTPAQVRAQLEALVAETQADELMIITAVHSHEARLRSYQLLAGEMAEAA
- a CDS encoding alpha/beta hydrolase produces the protein MPDDIIARNNVRVSGRGTQPMLFAHGFGCDQNMWRFVAPAFEDDYRVVLFDYVGSGKSGLSAYDPARYATLDGYAQDILDVVHALDLRDVILVGHSVSAMVAVLAANREPERFERLVLIGPSPRYVNDPPYVGGFERGDIEGLLEMMEHNYIGWANFLAPAIIRNPDRPELGAELTESFCSTDPVVARRFAEATFLSDNRDDLRRLTVPSLILQCSDDMVAPLEVGDYVHRHTPGSTLRVMKATGHCPHMSHPAETIEAMRAYLLQPAAAA
- a CDS encoding PAS domain-containing sensor histidine kinase, with translation MSDAAGVGARALDPLLDHAPAGFLSVADDGLITAANATLAEMLGYAPGELEGRRVDAILTTGARLFYQTHFFPLVRMHGHAEEVFLILRGADGGEVAVLANAVRRERAGAWANDCVLVQVRERRRFEDELLRARREAERARAQAEDHAEELRVANEQLEAQALEMELQQEQLRDQAAELEMQGDHLQTLNHELTERTVELERQRAAAEEANRAKSAFLAVMSHELRTPLNAIAGYVQLMEMGIHGPVTDAQRLALDRIGRSQKHLLRLINDVLNLARIEAGRVEYVLEAVDLAALMVDVTPMVEPQMQSKGLALDVAVAGEMVARADREKVQQIVINLLSNALKFTPAGGRVRVDAARAGEGDAARVLLRVADTGIGIPPDKQASVFDPFVQVDMSRTRGSEGSGLGLAISRDLARGMGGDLTVESAVGRGSTFTLTVPAATEPPPDAVSD
- a CDS encoding murein L,D-transpeptidase catalytic domain family protein; the encoded protein is MLRSRLLTIATAATCAGLGGALLSENGHTTFAEAAAARPAPAAATAPAPTVVTAARAVLAAGGVERPDANSPVQVALNALSPKVKKLSSPEALEMAFKAYYAYKSENPGKVRKPYLYFVDYGLSATTPRGYVFDMKTLKVVDGPFMVAHGRGSAPAGVGVPTRFGNKMGAATTSLGLYLAQETYAFVGHTGGKAYRSVGLRLAGVSGKFNGAARARGVVAHGAPYVTASRAGRSEGCPAVEPARARALLPKLSNGGMVFLFSPRDRTWLEQDPWAGDAANG